One Pyrococcus furiosus DSM 3638 genomic region harbors:
- the mptE gene encoding 6-hydroxymethyl-7,8-dihydropterin pyrophosphokinase, giving the protein MKWEEWKPFYERIVKEMGYSIEEDRRAAELLRDILMENDNYIIKEELNSIIMQKVYVFGAGPNLEEALKKGDFKDGTKIAADGATSALLEYGITPDVVVTDLDGRIRDLLEASRKAVMVVHAHGDNMDKLPLVVEFPLVLGTCQTEPLDIVYNFGGFTDGDRAAFLAEEMGAKEIVLVGFDFSGIVGKWSKPWLRDHTPAWESKMKKLKFARELLEWLKNNGRAKIIEFSI; this is encoded by the coding sequence ATGAAGTGGGAGGAGTGGAAGCCATTCTATGAAAGGATAGTCAAAGAGATGGGATACTCCATTGAAGAAGACAGAAGAGCGGCTGAGCTATTGAGGGACATACTTATGGAAAACGATAATTACATAATTAAAGAAGAACTTAATTCCATAATTATGCAAAAAGTGTATGTGTTTGGAGCTGGGCCCAACTTAGAGGAAGCTTTAAAGAAGGGAGATTTTAAGGACGGCACCAAGATAGCTGCCGACGGCGCTACCTCCGCACTTCTTGAGTACGGAATAACTCCAGATGTTGTAGTTACAGACTTGGATGGGAGAATAAGAGATCTCCTAGAAGCTTCAAGAAAAGCTGTGATGGTTGTTCATGCTCACGGGGACAATATGGATAAGCTACCGTTAGTTGTGGAATTTCCCCTCGTCCTGGGAACTTGCCAAACTGAACCTTTAGACATAGTCTACAACTTCGGGGGGTTTACTGACGGAGATAGGGCAGCGTTTCTTGCTGAGGAGATGGGGGCGAAGGAGATAGTACTAGTTGGCTTTGATTTCTCTGGGATTGTGGGGAAGTGGAGCAAGCCGTGGTTAAGGGATCACACCCCCGCATGGGAGAGCAAAATGAAAAAACTTAAATTTGCGAGGGAGCTCCTTGAGTGGTTAAAGAATAATGGAAGGGCAAAAATAATAGAGTTCAGCATTTAG
- the ndk gene encoding nucleoside-diphosphate kinase, with translation MNEVERTLVIIKPDAVVRGLIGEIISRFEKKGLKIVGMKMIWIDRELAEKHYEEHKGKPFFEALIDYITKAPVVVMVVEGRYAVEVVRKMAGATDPKDAAPGTIRGDYGLDIGDAIYNVIHASDSKESAEREISLYFKPEEIYEYCKAADWFYREKKQAKC, from the coding sequence ATGAACGAAGTTGAAAGAACATTGGTAATCATAAAGCCCGACGCAGTAGTTAGGGGTCTAATAGGTGAAATTATAAGCAGGTTTGAGAAGAAAGGCCTCAAGATTGTTGGAATGAAGATGATCTGGATAGACAGGGAGTTGGCTGAGAAGCACTATGAGGAGCACAAAGGAAAGCCCTTCTTTGAGGCTCTCATAGATTACATAACGAAAGCTCCAGTAGTTGTTATGGTGGTTGAGGGAAGGTATGCAGTAGAAGTAGTTAGAAAGATGGCTGGAGCTACTGATCCAAAGGACGCAGCACCTGGGACAATTAGGGGAGATTATGGACTTGACATAGGAGATGCAATCTACAACGTGATTCATGCCAGTGATTCAAAGGAAAGTGCGGAGAGGGAAATAAGCCTGTACTTTAAACCTGAAGAAATTTATGAATACTGCAAAGCTGCAGATTGGTTTTACAGGGAAAAGAAGCAGGCTAAATGCTGA
- a CDS encoding PIN domain-containing protein, translating to MSESRRREWLVIPDTNFLLVPGQFGVDIIDELHRILDVKFKVVVPNVVLDELNIIERKSWRRDLMAVKMAKKLAERFETVKIGRFGERPIDDHILDFAVKNERVIVCTNDKGLKKRLRERGIPVVHLRSKKILELEGMVE from the coding sequence ATGAGCGAAAGCCGAAGGCGAGAATGGCTGGTCATTCCGGACACGAACTTTCTCCTCGTCCCAGGCCAGTTCGGCGTTGACATAATCGACGAGCTCCACAGGATTCTCGACGTTAAGTTTAAGGTAGTGGTTCCAAACGTCGTTTTGGACGAGCTGAACATCATAGAAAGGAAGTCGTGGAGAAGGGATCTGATGGCCGTCAAGATGGCGAAGAAGCTGGCAGAACGGTTCGAGACCGTTAAGATCGGCCGCTTCGGTGAGAGGCCAATAGACGACCATATATTAGATTTCGCGGTGAAAAACGAGCGCGTAATCGTCTGCACGAATGACAAGGGGCTTAAGAAGAGGCTCCGCGAGAGGGGCATTCCAGTTGTTCATCTCCGCTCGAAGAAGATTCTGGAACTTGAGGGGATGGTTGAGTAG
- a CDS encoding family 1 glycosylhydrolase, protein MRGYFYWSFIDNYEWDKGFEPKFGLVAYDPHTWKRISKRSAFAYGEMKKEIS, encoded by the coding sequence GTGAGAGGATACTTCTACTGGTCATTCATAGACAACTACGAATGGGATAAGGGCTTTGAGCCAAAATTTGGGCTTGTAGCTTACGATCCACACACCTGGAAAAGAATCTCAAAAAGAAGTGCTTTTGCCTATGGAGAAATGAAGAAGGAGATTAGCTAG